In the genome of Planococcus donghaensis, the window AGTTGGACGTTGTGGAAAATCTCATTAAAATATTATTTGTTTTTTGTGCAATCTTTATGATTGTAGGGGTTATTTTCTTGTTTCTTTTATAATGATTAAAGCCAGCTGTTTAGCTGGCTTTTTTTATATGCAACGAAAAGTATTTTTACTAGCTTAAAGAAATATTGTTGTAAGCGGTATCATAATTCTCTATAATGAAAAATAGGAATATTCGCACGATTCTATCAAAAATTAGGAGGTCAAAAGAATGACTGAAAAGCCTTGGCTCGCGCATTATCCACCAGAAGTGCCCCATACGCTCACCTATCCAAGTATGCCTGTGCAAGAATATTTGACACAAGCTTACAAAAAATACCCTCAAAAAGTAGCGGTTCACTTTATGGGGAAAGAACTTTCATACGAAGAACTCTATCAGTCATCTATGAAATTCGCCAACTATCTACAAAAGCTCGGCATAAAAAAAGGAGACCGTGTTTCGATTATGTTGCCAAACTGCCCACAAGCAGTGATAAGCTTTTATGGTATTTTGTATGCCGGTGGTATTGTCGTAATGACGAACCCGCTTTACACTGAGCGCGAAATCGTCTATCAAATGAATGATGCTGGAGCAAAAGCGATTATTAGTTTAGATATTTTGTTCCCAAGAATTTCAAAAGCATTAAAAGAAACGCAATTGGAAAATGTGATTATAACAGGGATTAAAGATTACTTAACTTTCCCGAAAAATCTCGTTTATCCGTTTATCCAGAAAAAACAATACGGCATGACAGTCAAAGTTGAACATAGAGGCATAAATCATTTGTTCACTGAGATTATGAAAACAGCTCAACCTACTGTAGTCGAGACACCTTTTGATTTTGAAGAAGATTTAGCTTTGTTGCAATATACAGGAGGAACGACCGGTTCGCCAAAAGGTGTTATGTTAACGCACAAAAACTTGATTTCTAATGCAACAATGTGTGATAGCTGGTTGTATAAGTGCAAGAAGGGCGAAGAAACCATTATGGGAATTATCCCGTTATTCCATGTATATGGTTTAACGACTGTCTTAATTCTTTCCGTTATGCTAGGAAATAAAATGGTTCTCTTACCAAAATTCGATCCAGAAACAGCTTTAAAAACGATTAATAAGCAAAAACCTACATTGTTCCCAGGTGCCCCAACATTGTATATTGGGTTAATGAATCATCCAGATATTGCGAAATACGATTTATCATCAATAGAAGCTTGTTTGAGTGGTTCAGCGCCATTACCGGCAGAAGTACAAGAAAAATTTGAAGCATTAACAGGTGGTAAATTGGTTGAAGGTTATGGGTTAACAGAAACTTCTCCAGTTTCGCATTCCAACTTGGTGTGGGGAGAGCGGACAAAAGGGTCGGTTGGGTTACCTTATCCGGATACAGATAGTAAGATCTTCCAAACAGGTACGACAACTCCAGTTCCAAATGGTGAAATCGGTGAAATTGCGATTAA includes:
- a CDS encoding AMP-binding protein, with amino-acid sequence MTEKPWLAHYPPEVPHTLTYPSMPVQEYLTQAYKKYPQKVAVHFMGKELSYEELYQSSMKFANYLQKLGIKKGDRVSIMLPNCPQAVISFYGILYAGGIVVMTNPLYTEREIVYQMNDAGAKAIISLDILFPRISKALKETQLENVIITGIKDYLTFPKNLVYPFIQKKQYGMTVKVEHRGINHLFTEIMKTAQPTVVETPFDFEEDLALLQYTGGTTGSPKGVMLTHKNLISNATMCDSWLYKCKKGEETIMGIIPLFHVYGLTTVLILSVMLGNKMVLLPKFDPETALKTINKQKPTLFPGAPTLYIGLMNHPDIAKYDLSSIEACLSGSAPLPAEVQEKFEALTGGKLVEGYGLTETSPVSHSNLVWGERTKGSVGLPYPDTDSKIFQTGTTTPVPNGEIGEIAIKGPQVMKGYWNKPEETAATIVDGWLLTGDLGYMDDEGHFFIVDRKKDMIIAGGFNIYPREIEEVLYEHEAVQECVVAGIPDPYRGETVKAYIVLKEGYTVTEEELNAYCREQLASFKVPRIYEFRKELPKTAIGKILRRSLVDEEVAKQNEAVPS